A genomic segment from Arcobacter acticola encodes:
- a CDS encoding c-type cytochrome has translation MKTIIITIISLLGINLFADIENGKKLHLANCAICHTTNGGMAFGKDFNIVSYTRKKEDIKAYMKDPYENFKRFGYDANAMPTLPLKENEIEDIADYIDSLQTFKVWMKK, from the coding sequence ATGAAAACAATTATCATTACAATAATAAGTTTATTAGGAATAAATCTTTTTGCAGACATAGAAAATGGGAAAAAGCTTCATCTTGCAAACTGTGCGATTTGTCATACAACAAATGGAGGAATGGCTTTTGGAAAAGATTTTAATATAGTTTCTTACACAAGAAAAAAAGAAGATATAAAAGCATATATGAAAGATCCATATGAAAACTTTAAAAGATTTGGATACGACGCAAATGCAATGCCAACATTACCTTTAAAAGAAAATGAGATTGAAGATATTGCAGATTATATAGACTCTTTACAAACTTTTAAAGTATGGATGAAAAAGTAA
- a CDS encoding rhodanese-like domain-containing protein, whose translation MNDNLIYALIALAVYIAYKKYTQSKVLKLVPDLLSKGGKIIDVRSVEEFKSAHKTGSINIPLGSLNNRLNELDNTKPIILCCASGSRSAIAKRTLLAKGFKNVHNAGTWRSLSKY comes from the coding sequence ATGAATGATAATTTAATTTATGCGTTAATAGCATTGGCAGTTTATATAGCTTATAAAAAATATACTCAATCAAAAGTATTAAAGCTAGTTCCAGATTTACTTTCTAAAGGTGGAAAGATTATAGATGTAAGAAGTGTAGAAGAGTTTAAATCAGCTCACAAAACTGGAAGTATCAATATCCCATTGGGTTCACTTAATAATAGACTAAATGAGTTAGATAATACAAAACCTATAATTTTATGTTGTGCCTCTGGAAGCAGAAGTGCAATAGCAAAGCGTACTTTACTTGCAAAAGGATTTAAAAATGTTCACAATGCAGGAACATGGAGATCTCTTTCGAAATATTAA
- the msrA gene encoding peptide-methionine (S)-S-oxide reductase MsrA encodes MNKYILTIALGVLAFITTSFSKDTVVPTKNIDYSNTKKAHFAGGCFWGVEHLFEKQKGVKDVVSGFMGGHVQNPSYRAVIKGDTGHVETVEVVYDSSEISYESLAKLFFEIHDSTQKNGQGPDIESQYLSVVFYENEEEKRTSEKLIEILKAKGYAVATTLKPSSPFYAAEKFHQDYYERTGKTPYCHVYKKIFD; translated from the coding sequence ATGAATAAATATATATTAACTATTGCCCTTGGAGTATTAGCTTTTATAACAACTAGTTTTAGTAAAGATACCGTTGTGCCAACAAAAAATATTGATTATTCAAACACTAAAAAAGCTCACTTTGCAGGTGGTTGTTTTTGGGGAGTTGAACATTTGTTTGAAAAGCAAAAAGGTGTTAAAGATGTAGTTAGTGGATTTATGGGTGGTCATGTACAAAATCCTTCTTATAGAGCTGTTATAAAAGGAGATACAGGTCATGTGGAAACTGTAGAAGTAGTGTATGATTCCTCTGAAATTTCATATGAAAGTTTAGCAAAACTATTTTTTGAAATACATGATTCAACTCAAAAAAATGGTCAAGGTCCAGATATTGAAAGTCAATATCTTTCTGTAGTATTTTATGAAAATGAAGAAGAAAAAAGAACAAGTGAGAAACTTATAGAAATTTTAAAAGCAAAAGGTTATGCAGTTGCAACAACTTTAAAACCAAGTAGTCCTTTTTATGCAGCTGAAAAATTTCATCAAGATTATTATGAAAGAACAGGCAAAACTCCCTATTGTCATGTTTATAAAAAAATATTTGATTAG
- a CDS encoding pseudouridine synthase, which yields MNPTTNDSKKLLALNKPKGYLVTRSDDLGRKTVYNLLPDWAFEDAWMPIGRLDLESKGLLLFTTNGKINDALTKPGNCTKIYEVWVRGYVTDEHIIEAEKGVQSIHGLLKAKVDKIGQGGAKTKLRVELEEGKNRHIRRLFGALKDPKFGTPLKVLELTRVSIGDFTLNIEMGKWRYLTLEEEKMLIKKFD from the coding sequence ATGAACCCAACAACAAACGATTCAAAAAAACTATTAGCACTAAATAAACCAAAAGGCTATTTAGTTACAAGATCTGATGACCTTGGACGAAAAACAGTTTACAATCTTTTACCTGATTGGGCTTTTGAAGACGCTTGGATGCCTATTGGTCGTTTGGACTTAGAATCTAAGGGGCTTTTGTTATTTACTACAAATGGAAAAATCAATGATGCTTTAACTAAACCTGGAAACTGCACAAAAATATATGAAGTTTGGGTTAGAGGTTATGTAACAGACGAACATATTATTGAAGCTGAAAAAGGTGTACAAAGTATTCATGGTTTATTAAAAGCAAAAGTTGATAAAATAGGTCAAGGTGGAGCAAAAACAAAACTTAGAGTTGAATTGGAAGAGGGAAAGAACAGACACATTCGTCGCCTTTTTGGTGCTTTAAAAGATCCTAAGTTTGGAACACCTTTAAAAGTTTTAGAATTGACTCGTGTTAGTATTGGTGATTTTACACTTAATATTGAAATGGGTAAATGGCGTTATCTTACTTTGGAAGAAGAGAAAATGTTAATTAAAAAATTTGATTAA
- a CDS encoding GGDEF domain-containing protein, which translates to MIKILNKFNLSTYIGLSLFFFAVLSFISILFLKNNLIISNKLEQEIIFNTIQRDTSNILTTVLYKYEKQKEILKQKHEIVLDYINKQNDPLNIDLQEIYNKINDKDNKYNIYISDDNLVIKNTTFKNDMGFNLSFAKGTFEKHKKNKIIGTSAPTIEPSTNKFFSFSDTYLNAPNDKKILQLSYTYEGFDDVLSQLHKKVDKYKNIKDLTAYLYLEDEQFTADFYFKKYKGLKPSLQELEHRIVQGDKLSKLNLDNPIENIIKKDNNIFYEVYFIEKSPIFSNAKIIYSILFDQTKYEKTLKIYEILLYVIVLIFFISLVVAFFMRRIENKHIYDNLTKTYNRNGFESIYSVEIKRCNRYNKPLSMIMLDIDFFKKINDTHGHLVGDDVLVLMCNLIKNSIRESDYLIRWGGEEFLILTPEIDLDAAVKLAEKLRILIEKNEFIAVGSITISLSVVQKNDDELLENLLKRLDNLLYDSKRSGRNKTSF; encoded by the coding sequence ATGATTAAAATATTAAATAAATTCAACTTATCAACTTATATAGGATTAAGTCTTTTCTTCTTTGCTGTATTATCATTTATTAGTATACTTTTTCTAAAGAATAATTTAATTATTTCAAATAAGTTAGAACAAGAAATTATCTTTAATACAATACAAAGAGACACTTCAAATATACTTACAACAGTTTTATATAAATATGAAAAACAAAAAGAAATATTAAAACAAAAACATGAAATTGTATTAGATTATATTAATAAACAAAATGATCCATTAAATATTGATTTACAAGAAATTTATAATAAAATTAATGATAAAGATAATAAATATAATATTTATATTTCAGATGATAATCTAGTAATAAAAAATACTACATTTAAAAATGATATGGGATTTAATTTATCATTTGCAAAAGGTACTTTTGAAAAACATAAAAAGAACAAAATAATTGGTACTTCAGCTCCTACTATTGAACCTAGTACAAATAAGTTTTTTAGCTTTTCAGATACTTATCTTAATGCTCCTAATGATAAAAAGATATTACAGTTAAGTTATACTTATGAAGGTTTTGATGATGTTTTAAGTCAATTACACAAAAAAGTAGATAAATATAAAAATATAAAAGATTTAACGGCCTATTTATATTTAGAAGATGAACAATTTACTGCTGACTTTTACTTTAAAAAGTATAAGGGACTAAAACCATCTTTACAAGAGCTAGAACATAGAATTGTTCAAGGAGATAAATTATCTAAATTAAATTTAGATAATCCTATTGAAAATATTATAAAAAAGGACAATAATATATTTTATGAAGTATATTTTATTGAAAAAAGTCCCATCTTTTCAAATGCAAAAATAATTTATTCAATACTATTTGATCAAACTAAATATGAAAAAACATTAAAAATTTATGAAATTCTTTTATATGTAATTGTTTTGATTTTTTTCATATCTTTAGTTGTAGCTTTTTTTATGAGAAGAATAGAAAATAAACATATATATGATAATTTGACTAAAACTTACAATAGAAATGGTTTTGAATCGATTTATAGTGTTGAAATAAAAAGATGTAATAGATATAATAAGCCTTTATCTATGATTATGCTTGATATTGATTTTTTCAAAAAAATTAATGACACCCATGGGCATTTAGTTGGAGATGATGTTCTTGTTTTAATGTGTAATTTAATAAAAAATAGCATAAGAGAAAGTGATTATCTTATACGTTGGGGTGGAGAAGAGTTTCTTATTCTAACACCAGAAATTGATTTGGATGCTGCTGTTAAACTTGCAGAAAAGTTAAGAATATTAATAGAAAAAAATGAGTTTATTGCAGTAGGATCTATTACAATAAGTCTTTCTGTAGTACAAAAAAACGATGATGAATTATTGGAAAATCTTTTAAAGAGACTTGATAATTTACTTTATGATTCAAAAAGATCTGGAAGAAATAAAACAAGTTTTTAA
- a CDS encoding HepT-like ribonuclease domain-containing protein — MSKESISKIYLIIEKIEYIEEIVKNNGTISAALEDLVTSRPATLMHLTAIAEQFNKLKQSHADDILDKFDKDDLKDLYDVRTYIAHDYEGVNLSIIEWIIRFGLPKFKTQCLKVIDKSN; from the coding sequence ATGTCTAAAGAATCTATTTCTAAAATATATTTGATTATTGAGAAAATAGAATATATAGAAGAAATTGTAAAAAATAATGGAACTATTTCTGCTGCTTTAGAAGACCTAGTTACTTCAAGACCTGCAACACTTATGCATCTAACAGCTATAGCTGAACAATTTAATAAATTAAAACAATCTCATGCTGATGATATATTAGATAAATTTGATAAAGATGATTTAAAAGATCTTTATGATGTGAGAACATATATTGCACATGATTATGAAGGTGTAAACTTATCTATTATCGAATGGATAATTAGATTTGGTCTTCCTAAGTTTAAAACACAATGTTTAAAAGTTATAGACAAAAGTAATTAA
- the hrpB gene encoding ATP-dependent helicase HrpB, which translates to MKKLPIHDVLEDIKTTLNTNSTLILEAPPGAGKSTVVPISLLSQPWLEDKIIIMLEPRRVAARMVAVQMAKLLGEEVGQSVGYQVKMDSCYSKNTKLLVVTEAILVRKLQNDQALEDVTMVIFDEFHERSIHTDLSLALCVQVQELLRADLKLLIMSATLDSRELKNLLGDVPVVTSQGKIYDVENIYLEANIKQPDSKSINTLLLNTTLKAIKEDDGDILVFLAGSREIQRLQVLLEESLKGKDIEVLPLFSTLSKEKQDKAISKSNKRKIILSTNIAQTSLTIEGVKVVIDSGLEKISRYNYSNGMDHLELSFISNDSAIQRAGRAGRLSNGKCYKLWHKSKILEKSSKAEILRTDLSSFFLDLSLWGYEDIKEFKFLDYPIEAVQNSTKLILKELQMLNEENQITNFGKKALSLGVHPRFAFMILKANDLGFAYEASLLSAMLSEKDIFKNMSFNCDIYSRFLHLYEKDFNSAYISSHNAKNVLKQAEFFYNKLKSIETINKNTRKIDEENLSILLLLAYPDRLAKQRGKNDNKYKLSNGKGAILNIEDSLFNEDFLVIANLNAQTKDSYINQALKISLQTIEKEFESYIQKKESITYNKENKKFDIKEHYYFYELELYSRAISNEANHDFSKLLLDLIKKEGLELLTWSSKVIELQNRVNFINENMNKEFPLFTNEALLETLELWLEPYLQNITTVKELEALDMYSILLVIIPWEKQQYLDTQAPNSIKVPSGSNIKIDYSNPKNPILAVKIQEMFGLNETPKILNNSIALQIHLLSPGLRPIQITNDLKSFWENSYDEVRKELFSKYKKHYWPLNPFEAVATSRTKKNMMRGDL; encoded by the coding sequence ATGAAAAAACTACCAATACATGATGTCTTAGAAGATATTAAAACCACACTAAATACAAACTCAACACTTATACTTGAAGCTCCTCCTGGAGCTGGAAAAAGTACTGTAGTTCCTATATCTTTGCTAAGCCAGCCTTGGCTTGAAGATAAAATTATCATCATGCTAGAACCACGAAGAGTAGCTGCTCGAATGGTGGCTGTTCAAATGGCTAAACTTCTTGGTGAAGAAGTAGGGCAAAGTGTAGGTTATCAGGTTAAAATGGATAGCTGTTATTCAAAAAATACAAAACTACTTGTTGTAACAGAAGCAATACTTGTGCGAAAACTGCAAAATGACCAAGCTTTGGAAGATGTTACTATGGTGATTTTTGATGAGTTTCATGAAAGAAGTATTCATACTGATTTATCCCTTGCTCTTTGTGTTCAAGTACAAGAACTTTTAAGAGCAGATTTAAAACTTTTGATTATGTCTGCAACTCTTGACTCACGTGAACTAAAGAATCTTTTAGGAGATGTGCCAGTTGTAACTTCACAAGGAAAAATTTATGATGTTGAAAATATATATCTTGAAGCAAATATAAAACAACCAGATAGTAAAAGTATAAATACACTTCTTTTAAATACTACACTAAAAGCTATCAAAGAAGATGATGGAGATATTTTGGTTTTTTTAGCAGGCTCACGTGAGATACAAAGACTTCAAGTTTTACTAGAGGAGAGTTTAAAAGGTAAGGATATAGAAGTTCTTCCTTTATTCTCAACACTAAGTAAAGAAAAACAAGACAAAGCAATAAGTAAATCAAACAAAAGAAAAATAATCCTCTCGACAAATATCGCGCAAACATCTTTGACAATAGAGGGTGTAAAAGTCGTGATTGATTCAGGTTTAGAAAAAATATCACGATATAACTACTCAAATGGTATGGACCATTTAGAACTATCATTTATCTCAAATGATTCGGCAATCCAAAGAGCAGGGCGAGCAGGAAGACTGAGTAATGGAAAGTGCTATAAACTTTGGCATAAAAGTAAAATATTAGAAAAGTCAAGTAAAGCAGAGATTCTAAGAACTGATTTAAGTTCATTTTTTTTAGATTTATCTTTATGGGGTTATGAAGATATAAAAGAGTTTAAGTTTTTGGATTATCCTATTGAAGCTGTACAAAATAGCACGAAGCTAATACTTAAAGAACTTCAAATGCTAAATGAAGAAAATCAAATAACAAACTTTGGTAAAAAAGCCTTAAGTTTAGGTGTTCATCCAAGATTTGCTTTTATGATATTAAAAGCTAATGACTTAGGCTTTGCCTATGAAGCTTCTCTTTTAAGTGCAATGTTGAGTGAAAAAGACATATTTAAAAATATGAGTTTTAACTGTGATATATATTCAAGGTTTTTACATCTGTATGAAAAAGATTTCAATAGTGCATATATAAGTTCACACAACGCAAAAAATGTTTTAAAACAAGCAGAGTTTTTTTATAACAAATTAAAAAGCATTGAAACCATAAATAAAAATACAAGAAAAATAGATGAAGAAAATCTAAGCATATTACTTCTTTTAGCATATCCAGATAGACTTGCAAAACAAAGAGGAAAAAATGACAATAAGTATAAACTAAGCAACGGCAAAGGCGCAATTCTAAATATAGAAGATTCACTATTTAATGAAGATTTTTTAGTAATAGCAAATCTAAATGCACAAACAAAAGACTCATATATAAACCAAGCCCTAAAGATATCTTTGCAAACAATAGAAAAAGAGTTTGAATCATATATTCAAAAAAAAGAATCAATCACTTACAATAAAGAGAATAAAAAATTTGATATAAAAGAACACTACTATTTCTATGAATTAGAACTATACTCAAGAGCAATATCAAATGAAGCAAATCATGACTTCTCAAAACTTCTTTTAGACTTGATAAAAAAAGAGGGCTTAGAACTTCTAACTTGGAGTTCAAAAGTAATAGAGTTACAAAATAGGGTGAACTTCATAAATGAAAATATGAATAAGGAATTTCCACTATTCACAAACGAAGCTTTACTAGAAACATTAGAACTTTGGTTAGAGCCATATCTACAAAATATCACAACAGTAAAAGAACTAGAAGCCTTAGATATGTATTCTATCTTGCTTGTGATAATCCCATGGGAAAAACAACAATATTTAGATACACAAGCTCCAAATAGTATAAAAGTTCCAAGTGGCTCAAATATAAAAATAGATTACTCAAACCCAAAAAATCCAATCTTAGCCGTAAAAATACAAGAAATGTTTGGACTAAATGAAACACCAAAAATACTAAATAATAGTATTGCTCTACAAATACATCTTCTAAGCCCAGGACTAAGACCAATACAAATAACAAATGACTTAAAAAGCTTCTGGGAAAACTCATATGATGAGGTAAGAAAAGAGCTGTTTTCAAAGTACAAAAAACACTATTGGCCTTTGAATCCTTTTGAGGCTGTGGCTACTAGTAGGACTAAGAAGAATATGATGAGGGGTGATTTGTAA
- a CDS encoding nucleotidyltransferase family protein: MIQKNEIILKLKELKPLYSKEGFIIKGLFGSYSRDEATPNSDVDILVESTPDFAAKYGFKAVSRINEIKQEISTIFGIPVDLADSSGMGKTAKKFIIDRAIYV; this comes from the coding sequence GTGATTCAAAAAAATGAAATAATTTTAAAACTAAAAGAACTAAAACCTCTTTATAGTAAAGAGGGTTTCATTATAAAAGGATTATTTGGTTCATACTCAAGAGATGAAGCAACACCAAATAGTGATGTGGATATATTAGTTGAATCTACCCCTGATTTTGCTGCAAAATATGGTTTTAAAGCTGTTAGTAGAATAAATGAAATAAAACAAGAAATTAGTACTATCTTTGGAATACCTGTTGATTTAGCTGATAGTTCAGGTATGGGAAAAACTGCAAAAAAATTTATTATTGATAGAGCTATTTATGTCTAA
- a CDS encoding TlpA family protein disulfide reductase: MKKIILGFALFIGTMFAAPAMAPQFSATTITGEKVSLDGYLATKKPTLVYFTASWCPTCAKNWPSINSVYKTYKDRVNFISISIDPTDTDAVLTKLAKDHGLVYPSVAGNPKIMVDFGVTGQATTIMVNSKGEITFKERGHLTLEDYTKLLDDALSNE, translated from the coding sequence ATGAAAAAAATTATATTAGGTTTTGCCTTATTTATAGGAACAATGTTTGCAGCGCCTGCTATGGCTCCTCAATTTTCTGCAACAACAATTACAGGTGAAAAAGTTAGTCTAGATGGATATTTAGCTACAAAAAAACCAACATTAGTTTATTTTACAGCTTCTTGGTGTCCAACTTGTGCTAAAAACTGGCCATCAATCAATAGCGTTTATAAAACATATAAAGATAGAGTAAATTTTATCTCTATTAGTATTGACCCAACAGACACTGATGCTGTATTAACAAAATTAGCAAAAGATCATGGTTTAGTTTATCCATCAGTTGCTGGTAATCCAAAAATCATGGTTGATTTTGGTGTAACAGGTCAAGCTACAACTATCATGGTTAATTCAAAAGGTGAGATTACATTTAAAGAAAGAGGGCATCTTACATTAGAAGATTACACTAAGTTATTGGATGATGCATTAAGTAATGAATAG
- a CDS encoding 3'-5' exonuclease — MISNQDRLNLIRSFCEDDFENEVENVLKDIFEKGSYELKSLIKLFNLMDNSIESDLQVPYTIGNRTIEIINTSEQLEKSMNEISLTPFIGFDSEQKPTFKKGETSHGICLVQLATASKCYLIQIKQIKNLIPLIKLLEDDKVIKIGTGLKGDNEALFKQFNLRLKSTIDLENVFKKLSSVNQIGAKKAALIILNEKLQKSKNISRSNWENTDLSDGQIKYASEDATVVYDVMNRILEEYPFAMNIMPSFFQAQYTGE; from the coding sequence GTGATTTCTAATCAAGATAGATTAAATCTAATTCGAAGTTTTTGTGAAGATGATTTTGAAAATGAAGTGGAAAATGTTCTTAAAGATATTTTTGAAAAAGGTTCTTATGAATTAAAATCATTGATAAAACTTTTTAATTTAATGGATAATAGTATTGAAAGTGATTTACAAGTTCCTTACACTATTGGCAATAGAACAATTGAAATTATCAATACTTCAGAGCAATTAGAAAAATCAATGAACGAAATTTCTCTAACTCCTTTTATAGGTTTTGATAGTGAACAAAAGCCAACATTTAAAAAAGGCGAAACATCTCATGGTATTTGTCTTGTTCAGTTAGCAACAGCTAGTAAATGTTATCTTATTCAAATAAAACAAATAAAAAATCTAATACCTCTTATAAAACTTTTGGAAGATGATAAAGTAATAAAAATAGGAACAGGATTAAAAGGTGACAATGAAGCTCTTTTTAAACAGTTTAATCTAAGACTAAAATCAACAATAGATCTTGAAAATGTATTTAAAAAATTATCATCGGTAAATCAAATTGGAGCTAAAAAAGCTGCTTTAATTATTTTAAATGAAAAATTACAAAAATCAAAAAATATATCAAGATCAAATTGGGAAAATACAGATTTATCTGATGGGCAAATAAAATATGCTTCAGAGGATGCAACAGTTGTATATGACGTAATGAATAGAATCTTAGAAGAATATCCTTTTGCTATGAATATCATGCCATCATTTTTCCAAGCACAATACACAGGCGAATAA
- a CDS encoding pseudouridine synthase → MPSTNLNNLIELTASERNHQHFKIFKPYGFLSQFVPEPRKKKKLLGELFDFPDKTMAIGRLDHDSEGLLLLTTDGMKSFQVRDKGIEKEYYVQVDGKITEDAIYKLQNGVEISVNGFIYLTLPSKAFVLEKEPDLPARGFKIRDARHGPTSWISITICEGKNRQIRKMTAAVGFPTLRLVRVRIGDIHLDRMNVGEVVILPDFNDALNC, encoded by the coding sequence ATGCCAAGTACTAATCTAAACAATCTAATAGAACTCACTGCTTCAGAGCGAAATCATCAGCACTTCAAAATATTTAAGCCATATGGTTTTTTAAGTCAGTTTGTACCAGAACCAAGAAAGAAGAAAAAGTTATTGGGTGAGTTATTTGATTTTCCTGATAAGACTATGGCTATAGGAAGACTTGATCATGATTCAGAAGGATTATTGTTACTTACAACTGATGGTATGAAAAGCTTTCAAGTAAGAGATAAAGGGATAGAAAAAGAATACTATGTACAAGTTGATGGAAAAATTACAGAAGATGCAATATATAAGCTGCAAAATGGTGTTGAGATTAGTGTAAATGGCTTTATTTATCTAACTCTTCCTTCTAAAGCATTTGTCCTTGAAAAAGAGCCTGACCTTCCAGCACGTGGTTTTAAAATTCGTGATGCAAGACATGGTCCTACTAGCTGGATTTCTATCACAATTTGTGAAGGGAAAAACCGCCAGATTAGAAAAATGACCGCTGCTGTTGGTTTTCCTACATTAAGACTTGTAAGAGTTCGTATTGGCGATATTCATCTTGATAGAATGAATGTAGGGGAGGTTGTAATTTTACCTGATTTTAATGACGCACTTAATTGCTAG
- a CDS encoding SMI1/KNR4 family protein has product MKKEFDKFKQWLALNYSDGLLDLNSPATNDEIEELRSALGVDLPDDFISVLKIHNGQKGEAAWLFDSQEFLSTQRIIEEFNIWKNLLETKLQGKVSVADDGVKNEWWNINWIPFTSDGCGDHYCLDLSPTSSGTKGQIITLWYELDEREIVSQSFSLWFKEYVELLNSGELIYSKEYNSIVYKDEL; this is encoded by the coding sequence ATGAAAAAAGAATTTGACAAGTTTAAACAATGGCTTGCTCTTAACTATAGTGATGGTTTATTAGATTTAAATTCACCTGCTACAAATGATGAAATAGAAGAACTAAGAAGTGCTTTAGGTGTTGATTTACCAGATGATTTTATAAGTGTATTAAAAATCCATAATGGTCAAAAAGGTGAGGCTGCTTGGCTTTTTGATTCTCAGGAGTTTTTATCAACGCAGCGTATTATCGAAGAGTTTAATATTTGGAAAAACTTATTAGAAACAAAACTTCAAGGCAAAGTATCAGTTGCTGATGATGGAGTAAAAAATGAATGGTGGAATATAAACTGGATACCATTTACAAGTGATGGTTGTGGAGATCATTATTGTCTTGATTTAAGTCCAACATCAAGTGGAACAAAAGGTCAAATCATTACTTTATGGTATGAGTTAGATGAGAGAGAAATAGTATCTCAGAGTTTTTCTTTATGGTTTAAAGAATATGTTGAACTGTTAAATTCAGGTGAACTAATTTATTCAAAAGAGTATAACTCTATAGTTTACAAAGATGAATTATAA
- a CDS encoding RNA-directed DNA polymerase — translation MIEKELLKLGYFPKELPPPFESKLFSDKIDTIKAQWNSISSSFQKAERLKYSDSKWVVFSIPKVQLSRRIINIPNPLHQSKLTSTIADRWTEIDEIFKQSTISSSLPIIDPKNNRALISKHNFNEFKRRRSNESFANLYEVKTDVSRFYRTIYTHSIPWLIHTKPIAKANRTDMTMLGNALDKDLRNLNSGQTVGIPIGPDTSLVIAEIMTCLMDQQVQSKLKNVQSYRFIDDYYLYCDSYADAEKAFKFIQSLLTEYQLDINEEKTKISKAPFSFDSKWSIELGSFTFRKKANSQLTDIERFVSLSLIYSNENPKDSVLLFSIQVLKYLQLFEENWDTYESLILKIGITEPRTLPVVTEILASNISRISKRKIKKIIERLIDIHLPKGHNYEVAWALWICVEFNIKIKNKMAERIFASNDYVSMLVAMDLKSRGLINLTVSTEGLLTELTEESLMNENWLFTYESIKKGWLIPTDNPIDKNKYFKILLGNGIYFYREDAKVKTFTIKKATEKINEITNKPESEEATIIVSRGGNVGNSY, via the coding sequence ATGATAGAAAAAGAACTGCTAAAATTGGGATACTTTCCAAAAGAACTTCCACCACCATTTGAAAGTAAATTATTTTCTGATAAAATAGACACTATTAAAGCACAATGGAATTCTATATCAAGTTCTTTTCAAAAAGCAGAACGTTTAAAATATTCAGATTCTAAATGGGTTGTTTTTTCAATTCCTAAAGTGCAATTATCAAGACGGATTATAAATATTCCAAATCCACTTCATCAATCTAAACTAACTTCAACTATTGCTGATAGGTGGACTGAAATTGATGAAATATTTAAACAATCAACTATTTCTTCAAGTTTACCGATTATTGACCCTAAAAATAATAGAGCATTAATTTCCAAACACAACTTTAATGAATTTAAAAGAAGACGTTCAAATGAATCGTTTGCTAATCTATATGAAGTAAAAACTGATGTTTCAAGATTTTACAGAACAATTTATACACATTCTATTCCTTGGTTAATTCATACTAAACCAATAGCAAAAGCAAATCGAACTGACATGACAATGCTTGGAAACGCTTTAGATAAAGATTTAAGAAATCTCAACTCTGGTCAAACAGTAGGTATTCCAATTGGTCCAGATACTTCATTAGTAATAGCAGAAATAATGACTTGTTTAATGGACCAGCAAGTTCAATCAAAGTTGAAAAATGTACAATCCTATAGATTTATAGATGATTACTATCTTTATTGTGATAGTTATGCTGATGCTGAAAAAGCATTCAAATTTATCCAATCACTACTTACAGAATATCAACTTGATATTAATGAAGAAAAAACAAAAATATCTAAAGCACCTTTTTCTTTCGACAGTAAATGGTCAATTGAGTTGGGTTCATTTACCTTTAGAAAAAAAGCAAACTCTCAATTGACAGATATTGAAAGGTTTGTAAGTCTCTCTCTTATTTATTCAAATGAGAATCCAAAAGATTCCGTATTGCTTTTCTCAATTCAAGTCCTCAAATATTTACAATTATTTGAAGAAAACTGGGACACTTACGAATCACTTATACTAAAAATTGGAATAACTGAACCAAGAACTTTACCAGTAGTAACTGAAATTTTGGCATCCAATATTAGTCGAATTTCAAAAAGAAAAATTAAAAAAATTATCGAAAGACTAATTGATATTCATTTGCCTAAAGGTCATAATTATGAAGTGGCTTGGGCACTTTGGATATGTGTTGAGTTTAATATCAAAATAAAAAATAAAATGGCAGAACGGATTTTTGCTTCTAATGATTATGTATCAATGCTAGTCGCAATGGATTTAAAAAGTAGAGGACTTATTAACTTAACAGTCAGTACAGAGGGTCTTTTAACCGAATTGACGGAAGAATCTTTGATGAACGAAAATTGGTTGTTTACCTATGAATCAATTAAGAAAGGATGGTTGATACCAACCGATAATCCTATTGACAAAAACAAGTATTTTAAAATTCTCTTAGGAAATGGAATATATTTTTATAGAGAAGATGCCAAAGTAAAAACATTTACTATAAAGAAAGCAACGGAAAAAATAAACGAAATTACCAATAAACCTGAATCCGAAGAAGCAACAATAATTGTTTCTAGAGGCGGTAACGTAGGCAATTCGTATTAA